From a single Azospirillum fermentarium genomic region:
- a CDS encoding GGDEF domain-containing protein encodes MLSSAARISGAYALASVLWILCSDWALTLVPGGDGQFVQSTKGIAFVAFTTAVLYGGLRREFRRRAAVAADLRAARDRLEQANGALQSLVDHLPDVFLRTTLDGRVEMASAHCQQEFGYSADELTGQSLALISAEPGGHERFLAALRREGGRVNHHEVPVRRKDGTVVWMSINAYLRYDAAGQPVGIDAVARNVTRRRALEERLRHLAGHDALTGLCNRMRLEDRLGHAIRRSRRDGRGLALLYMDLDGFKAVNDTYGHHSGDHLLVTVAERLRAVLRESDTIARMGGDEFAVVLEGGVDAQGAAVVAEKLTAMAAAPYPGITLGVTASIGIALFPGDGDSTEALLRAADAAMYQAKHDGKNRYCLSTPPTDAPQTGAAAP; translated from the coding sequence ATGCTGTCTTCCGCGGCACGGATTTCCGGTGCCTATGCTCTGGCCTCGGTCCTGTGGATCTTGTGTTCCGACTGGGCCTTGACTCTGGTTCCCGGCGGGGATGGACAGTTTGTTCAAAGCACCAAGGGGATCGCCTTCGTCGCCTTCACCACGGCGGTTCTCTACGGGGGGCTGCGGCGGGAATTCAGGCGGCGGGCGGCGGTCGCCGCCGACCTGCGGGCCGCCCGCGACCGGCTGGAACAGGCCAACGGCGCGCTGCAATCCCTGGTCGATCACTTGCCGGACGTGTTCCTGCGCACCACCCTTGATGGACGGGTGGAGATGGCGTCGGCCCATTGCCAGCAGGAATTCGGCTACAGCGCCGATGAGTTGACCGGGCAATCGCTGGCGCTCATTTCCGCCGAACCCGGCGGACACGAGCGGTTCCTGGCAGCGCTGCGGCGCGAGGGCGGGCGCGTCAACCATCACGAGGTGCCGGTCCGGCGCAAGGACGGCACCGTGGTGTGGATGTCGATCAACGCCTATCTGCGCTATGACGCCGCCGGGCAGCCGGTGGGCATCGACGCCGTGGCCCGCAACGTCACCCGCCGCCGCGCGTTGGAGGAACGCTTGCGCCATCTGGCCGGACACGACGCCCTGACGGGCCTGTGCAACCGCATGCGGCTGGAGGACCGGCTGGGCCATGCCATCCGCCGGTCCCGGCGCGACGGGCGCGGGCTGGCGCTGCTTTACATGGATCTGGACGGGTTCAAGGCGGTCAACGACACCTATGGCCACCACAGCGGCGACCACCTGCTGGTGACGGTGGCCGAACGGCTGCGCGCGGTCTTGCGGGAAAGCGACACCATCGCCCGCATGGGCGGCGACGAATTCGCCGTGGTGCTGGAAGGCGGGGTGGACGCGCAAGGGGCGGCGGTGGTGGCGGAAAAGCTGACCGCCATGGCGGCGGCCCCGTACCCCGGCATCACGCTGGGGGTGACGGCCAGCATCGGCATCGCCCTGTTCCCCGGCGACGGCGATTCGACCGAAGCGCTGCTGCGCGCCGCCGACGCCGCCATGTACCAGGCCAAGCACGACGGCAAGAACCGCTACTGCCTGTCCACCCCCCCGACGGACGCGCCCCAGACCGGGGCGGCCGCGCCGTAA
- a CDS encoding ActR/PrrA/RegA family redox response regulator transcription factor, with product MENSTVSDDSTATESVKLTFTGDVTRSLLIVDDDAPFRIRLARAMEKRGFNVVAVESVQLGIEVAQESAPAFAVVDLRLADGSGLDVVKALRDARPDARIVMLTGYGNIATAVAAVKAGAVDYLPKPADADAVESALLADGRPLPAPPENPMSADRVRWEHIQRVFEQCDRNVSETARRLKMHRRTLQRILNKHAPRG from the coding sequence GTGGAAAATTCAACGGTTTCGGACGACAGCACGGCAACCGAATCGGTCAAGCTGACCTTCACGGGCGACGTCACCCGCAGTCTTTTGATCGTCGATGACGATGCGCCGTTCCGCATCCGTCTGGCCCGCGCCATGGAAAAACGCGGCTTCAACGTGGTGGCGGTGGAAAGCGTCCAGTTGGGCATCGAGGTGGCGCAGGAATCCGCCCCGGCCTTTGCCGTGGTCGATCTGCGTCTGGCCGACGGCAGCGGGCTGGACGTGGTGAAGGCGCTGCGCGATGCGCGGCCCGACGCCCGGATCGTCATGCTGACCGGCTATGGCAACATCGCCACCGCGGTGGCGGCGGTGAAGGCCGGGGCGGTGGATTACCTGCCCAAGCCCGCTGACGCCGACGCCGTGGAATCCGCGCTGCTGGCCGACGGCCGCCCGCTGCCGGCCCCGCCGGAAAACCCCATGTCCGCCGACCGCGTGCGGTGGGAGCATATCCAGCGCGTGTTCGAGCAGTGTGACCGCAACGTGTCGGAAACCGCCCGCCGCCTGAAGATGCACCGCCGCACCCTTCAGCGCATCCTGAACAAGCACGCCCCGCGCGGCTGA
- a CDS encoding adenosylcobinamide-GDP ribazoletransferase, with protein sequence MDGLSPPPHRRSRLTGWRAELTLAVIFLTRLPLSLRHGPDPAMHARCMGWFPLVGAGIGLAGGGVLAAALALHLPPLAGGFLALGAMALLTGALHEDGLADLADGLGGGRTRERALEIMRDSRVGSFGALALVLVAGLRAAALAAFLNPALAVAALVMGGAVSRALLPVIAWTMEPARKDGLAASQGSPPGRRVALALGLAAAVAAASAAAAGLPWTVPVLAAAAGAAGAGAVALMALRRLKGYTGDVFGAAQQVAETAVLLALAAAAAP encoded by the coding sequence ATGGACGGCCTTTCCCCACCCCCCCACCGACGCTCCCGCCTGACGGGCTGGCGCGCCGAACTGACCCTGGCGGTGATCTTCCTCACCCGCCTGCCGCTGTCGCTGCGCCACGGCCCCGACCCGGCCATGCACGCGCGCTGCATGGGCTGGTTCCCGCTGGTGGGCGCCGGCATCGGGCTGGCGGGCGGGGGCGTGCTGGCCGCGGCCCTGGCGCTGCACCTGCCGCCGCTGGCCGGCGGGTTCCTGGCGCTGGGGGCCATGGCGCTGCTGACCGGCGCGCTGCACGAGGACGGGCTGGCCGATCTGGCCGACGGGCTGGGCGGCGGGCGCACCCGCGAGCGCGCGCTGGAGATCATGCGCGACAGCCGCGTCGGCTCGTTCGGCGCCCTGGCGCTGGTGCTGGTGGCGGGCTTGCGGGCGGCGGCGCTGGCGGCGTTTCTCAACCCGGCCCTGGCGGTGGCCGCCCTGGTGATGGGAGGGGCGGTGTCGCGCGCCCTGCTGCCGGTGATCGCCTGGACCATGGAGCCGGCGCGCAAGGATGGGCTGGCGGCGTCGCAGGGCAGCCCGCCGGGCCGCCGGGTGGCGCTGGCGCTGGGGCTGGCCGCGGCGGTGGCGGCAGCATCGGCCGCCGCCGCCGGGCTGCCCTGGACGGTGCCGGTTCTGGCCGCCGCCGCGGGTGCCGCGGGTGCCGGGGCGGTGGCGCTGATGGCGCTGCGCCGGCTGAAGGGCTACACCGGCGACGTGTTCGGCGCCGCCCAGCAGGTGGCGGAAACCGCCGTGCTGCTGGCGCTGGCCGCGGCGGCGGCCCCATGA
- a CDS encoding DUF5666 domain-containing protein, with the protein MNRRLLSALLTTALLAGCGTDAPVRSGDRGIGGTGSIAERGIGGTGTIADRGIGGTGIVGTVTAFGSIWVNGHRVALPPSAAVQVEGHPAGIGAVRVGHVVAVDAGAAADGADATARAVAVRYAAAGPVEAVESGGLTVLGQRVDLTGAVMAALPQPGAWVAVSGLRRPDGGIAAGLVEPWDPARGWLLRGTAVAGAPGELTLPGFRARLAPGLTAPEAGQPVRAAGRFGPGGAVAAEAAPDPLNPFGATVNALSVEVYVDAAGHPAGAGPALGIAADLPGRVVVEGTVDRAGALKPGRLAAAPGIGKTGAAGPPGAGPPGMGKGQAGARGRGAGGGHGKH; encoded by the coding sequence GTGAACCGCCGGCTGCTTTCCGCATTGCTGACCACCGCGCTGCTGGCGGGGTGCGGCACCGACGCGCCGGTGCGTTCCGGCGACCGTGGCATCGGCGGCACCGGCTCCATCGCTGAGCGCGGTATCGGCGGCACCGGCACCATCGCCGACCGTGGCATCGGCGGCACCGGCATTGTCGGCACGGTCACCGCCTTCGGCAGTATCTGGGTCAACGGTCACCGGGTGGCGCTGCCGCCGTCCGCAGCGGTGCAGGTCGAGGGCCACCCAGCCGGAATCGGCGCCGTGCGCGTCGGCCACGTGGTGGCGGTCGATGCCGGGGCGGCGGCGGACGGCGCCGATGCCACGGCCCGTGCTGTCGCGGTGCGCTATGCGGCCGCCGGCCCGGTCGAGGCGGTGGAGAGCGGCGGGCTGACCGTGCTCGGCCAACGGGTCGATCTGACCGGCGCCGTGATGGCGGCCCTCCCCCAGCCGGGGGCCTGGGTGGCGGTGTCGGGCCTGCGGCGGCCGGACGGCGGCATCGCCGCCGGACTGGTCGAGCCGTGGGATCCGGCGCGCGGCTGGCTGCTGCGCGGCACCGCGGTGGCCGGCGCGCCGGGCGAACTCACCCTGCCGGGCTTCCGCGCACGCCTCGCACCGGGCCTGACCGCGCCGGAGGCTGGCCAGCCGGTGCGCGCCGCAGGCCGCTTCGGCCCCGGCGGAGCCGTGGCGGCAGAGGCCGCACCGGACCCGCTGAACCCCTTTGGCGCCACGGTGAACGCCCTGTCGGTCGAGGTCTACGTCGATGCCGCCGGCCACCCGGCCGGCGCGGGCCCGGCGCTGGGCATCGCGGCGGATCTGCCGGGCCGCGTCGTCGTCGAGGGAACGGTGGACCGTGCCGGCGCCTTGAAACCGGGCCGTCTGGCCGCGGCTCCGGGCATCGGCAAAACCGGCGCCGCCGGACCGCCGGGAGCCGGCCCGCCAGGGATGGGAAAGGGCCAGGCGGGAGCCCGCGGGCGCGGGGCCGGCGGGGGACACGGCAAACACTGA
- a CDS encoding ABC transporter ATP-binding protein: MSQPAIKAEGLTKRYQAVTAVDSIDFTVERGSVTALLGGNGAGKTTTISMLLGLLIPTGGRISILGHDMARDRYPALARMNFSSPYVELPHRLTVRENLTVYAHLYGLDHVGRRIGELAEELDMTGFLDRAAGKLSAGQKTRVALAKALLNRPDVLLLDEPTASLDPDTADWIRTYLERYRYASGATILLASHNMPEVERLCDSVLMMRRGRIVDRGTPSALLARYRRDTLEEVFLDIARAADITTTESEAAE, translated from the coding sequence ATGAGCCAACCCGCCATCAAGGCCGAAGGGCTGACGAAGCGCTATCAAGCCGTCACCGCGGTCGATTCCATCGATTTCACGGTCGAGCGTGGCTCCGTCACCGCCCTTCTGGGCGGCAACGGGGCGGGCAAGACCACGACCATCTCCATGCTGCTGGGGCTGCTGATCCCCACCGGGGGGCGGATCTCCATCCTGGGCCATGACATGGCCCGCGACCGTTATCCCGCCCTGGCGCGCATGAACTTCTCCTCCCCCTATGTGGAGCTGCCGCACCGGCTGACGGTGCGGGAGAACCTGACGGTCTATGCCCATCTCTACGGGCTGGACCATGTGGGCCGGCGCATCGGCGAACTGGCGGAGGAACTGGACATGACCGGCTTCCTCGACCGGGCGGCGGGCAAGCTGTCGGCGGGGCAGAAAACGCGGGTCGCCTTGGCGAAGGCGCTGCTGAACCGCCCCGACGTGCTGCTGCTGGACGAACCCACGGCGTCGCTGGACCCCGACACCGCCGACTGGATCCGCACGTATCTGGAGCGCTACCGCTACGCCAGCGGCGCCACCATCCTGCTGGCCTCCCACAACATGCCGGAGGTGGAGCGGCTGTGCGATTCGGTGCTGATGATGCGGCGCGGGCGCATCGTGGACCGCGGCACGCCGTCGGCACTGCTGGCCCGCTACCGCCGCGACACGCTGGAGGAGGTGTTCCTGGACATCGCCCGTGCCGCCGACATCACCACCACCGAATCGGAGGCGGCGGAATGA
- a CDS encoding ActS/PrrB/RegB family redox-sensitive histidine kinase produces the protein MPALPPFSMAPAIWSAQDGRVTLRTLILIRWVAVVGQLATVVAVRVMPGFDLPLGPVLAAIGASILLNVIAMAQRGGRLRLADRDAALYLAYDTLQLSLLLYLTGGLANPFAILLLAPMTVGAAVLSRYSAVLLTGLNLVCLTVLALWHFPLPWPKPQPAVEPLYAFGMWLSLSVSSVFIAAYVFRVAAEARRFAEAFYAAQVALAREQRLGALGALAAAAAHELGSPLGTIAVVAKELAHDLPPDSPFTEDVALLQSQVMRCREILADLARKPEADGGAPFERLPLTALVEAAAAPHRLGSVDFAVDPMGEDGVEEPVVRRSPEIIHGIGNFVQNAHQFAHRRVTAAVSWDETTVAVVVTDDGPGFPPHVLNRIGEPYISSRQERGNHMGLGIFIAQTLLEKTGASVTYSNNRGGGARIVVRWNRTVLEPRD, from the coding sequence ATGCCGGCCCTGCCGCCCTTTTCCATGGCCCCGGCCATCTGGTCGGCCCAGGACGGGCGCGTGACCCTGCGCACGCTGATCCTCATCCGCTGGGTGGCGGTGGTGGGCCAGTTGGCGACGGTGGTCGCCGTGCGCGTCATGCCGGGGTTCGACTTGCCGCTGGGGCCGGTGCTGGCCGCCATCGGCGCGTCGATCCTGCTCAACGTCATCGCCATGGCCCAGCGGGGCGGGCGGCTGCGGCTGGCCGACCGGGACGCCGCCCTCTATCTGGCCTATGACACGCTGCAGCTCTCGCTGCTGCTGTACCTGACGGGCGGCCTGGCGAACCCCTTCGCCATCCTGCTGCTCGCCCCCATGACCGTGGGTGCGGCGGTGCTGTCGCGGTACAGCGCGGTGCTGCTGACGGGGCTGAACCTCGTCTGTCTGACGGTGCTGGCGCTGTGGCATTTCCCGCTGCCCTGGCCCAAGCCGCAGCCGGCGGTGGAACCGCTGTACGCGTTCGGCATGTGGCTGTCGCTGTCGGTGTCGTCGGTGTTCATCGCGGCGTACGTCTTCCGCGTGGCGGCGGAGGCGCGGCGCTTCGCCGAAGCCTTCTACGCCGCCCAGGTGGCGCTGGCCCGCGAACAGCGGCTGGGGGCGCTGGGGGCGCTGGCGGCGGCGGCGGCCCACGAACTGGGGTCGCCGCTCGGCACCATCGCGGTGGTGGCGAAGGAACTGGCCCACGACCTGCCCCCCGACAGCCCGTTCACCGAGGATGTGGCGCTGCTGCAAAGCCAGGTGATGCGCTGCCGCGAGATCCTGGCCGATCTGGCCCGCAAGCCCGAGGCCGACGGCGGCGCCCCGTTCGAACGCCTGCCCTTGACGGCCCTGGTGGAGGCGGCGGCGGCCCCCCACCGGCTGGGCAGCGTCGATTTCGCCGTCGATCCCATGGGGGAGGACGGGGTTGAGGAACCGGTCGTGCGCCGCAGCCCCGAAATCATCCACGGCATCGGCAATTTCGTCCAGAACGCGCACCAGTTCGCCCACCGGCGGGTGACGGCGGCGGTGTCGTGGGACGAGACCACGGTGGCCGTGGTGGTCACCGACGACGGGCCGGGCTTCCCGCCCCATGTGCTCAACCGCATCGGCGAACCCTACATCTCCTCGCGTCAGGAGCGAGGGAACCACATGGGGTTGGGTATTTTCATTGCGCAAACGCTCCTGGAAAAGACCGGAGCGAGTGTGACGTACAGCAATAACCGTGGCGGCGGCGCACGCATTGTCGTACGCTGGAACCGCACGGTTCTTGAGCCGAGGGACTAG
- the cobT gene encoding nicotinate-nucleotide--dimethylbenzimidazole phosphoribosyltransferase has protein sequence MSTPEPALSFEEMRALVRNLPGPDLGAATAAVSRERTLTKPPGSLGRLEELAEWLSTWQGQHPPVVRSPRVAVFAGNHGVAARGVSAYPAEVTAQMVANFQNGGASVNQLCRVADADLRVYELDLDNPTRDFTQGPAMDEEECCRAMAYGMMACEMGISLLALGEMGIGNSTAAAAIACALFGGDAADWVGRGTGVDDAGLARKVEAVNAGLAANPGVRDDPFEALRCFGGYELAAIAGAILAARMARVPVILDGFACTAAAAVLFKADRRALDHCVVAHRSVEPGHTRLLDILGKRPLLDFDMRLGEASGAVLAIPLLRAAAVCHAGMATFAQAGVSNRAEG, from the coding sequence ATGAGCACGCCCGAACCCGCCCTGTCGTTCGAGGAAATGCGCGCCCTGGTGCGCAACCTGCCCGGCCCCGATCTGGGGGCCGCCACCGCCGCCGTGTCGCGTGAACGCACGCTGACCAAGCCGCCGGGATCGCTGGGCCGGCTGGAGGAGCTGGCGGAATGGCTGTCCACCTGGCAGGGGCAGCACCCCCCCGTGGTGCGGTCGCCGCGGGTGGCGGTGTTCGCCGGCAACCACGGCGTGGCCGCCCGCGGCGTGTCGGCCTATCCCGCCGAGGTGACGGCCCAGATGGTCGCCAATTTCCAGAACGGCGGCGCGTCGGTCAACCAGCTCTGCCGCGTGGCCGATGCCGACCTGCGCGTCTATGAGCTGGACCTGGACAATCCCACGCGGGATTTCACCCAGGGTCCGGCCATGGATGAAGAGGAATGCTGCCGTGCCATGGCCTATGGCATGATGGCGTGCGAGATGGGCATTTCGCTGCTGGCGCTGGGCGAGATGGGTATCGGCAACTCCACCGCCGCCGCCGCCATCGCGTGCGCCCTGTTCGGCGGGGACGCCGCCGACTGGGTGGGCCGCGGCACCGGCGTGGATGACGCCGGCCTGGCCCGCAAGGTGGAGGCGGTGAACGCCGGCCTCGCCGCCAACCCCGGCGTCAGGGACGATCCGTTCGAGGCGCTGCGCTGCTTCGGCGGGTACGAGCTGGCGGCCATCGCCGGCGCCATCCTGGCCGCGCGCATGGCCCGCGTGCCGGTGATCCTGGACGGCTTCGCCTGCACCGCCGCCGCCGCCGTGCTGTTCAAGGCCGACCGGCGGGCACTGGATCATTGCGTGGTGGCCCACCGGTCGGTGGAGCCGGGCCACACCCGCCTGCTGGACATTCTGGGCAAGCGCCCGCTGCTGGATTTCGACATGCGTCTGGGCGAGGCGTCGGGGGCCGTGCTGGCCATTCCGCTGCTGCGCGCCGCCGCCGTGTGCCATGCCGGCATGGCCACCTTCGCCCAGGCCGGCGTCAGCAACCGGGCCGAAGGTTAA
- a CDS encoding DUF6502 family protein: MVPDAPPSPDDTPGPPPAVVVAVKRVLRPVAQVLIHFGITFPTLSALLKGVYVEVAEAAFALPDRPMTDSRVSLLTGVHRKDVRSLRGLPEPAREAAAAPPSLPAQVLARWLGDPAFHGADGEPLPLPRAGAEPSFESLAAGISKDIRPRALLDELLRSGLVREREDGRLDLSARAHLPHGDPDRLAYYYGRNLADHAAAAGHNLMGGTPPFLERAMFHDGLTAASVAALRAEAERQSMEMLVRLNRLAAELSGRDAVSVEPKHRFTLGLYGYDAPDGPTADEGR, encoded by the coding sequence ATGGTCCCCGACGCCCCCCCTTCACCCGACGATACGCCCGGCCCGCCGCCTGCGGTGGTGGTGGCGGTGAAGCGCGTTCTGAGGCCGGTGGCGCAGGTGCTGATCCACTTCGGGATCACCTTTCCCACGCTGTCGGCCCTGCTCAAGGGGGTGTACGTGGAGGTGGCGGAGGCCGCCTTCGCGCTGCCGGACCGGCCCATGACCGACAGCCGCGTGTCGCTGCTGACCGGCGTCCACCGCAAGGACGTGCGCAGCCTGCGCGGCCTGCCCGAACCGGCGCGGGAGGCCGCGGCGGCACCGCCCTCGCTGCCGGCGCAGGTGCTGGCGCGCTGGCTGGGCGATCCGGCGTTCCACGGCGCCGACGGCGAGCCGCTGCCGCTGCCGCGGGCCGGGGCGGAGCCGTCCTTCGAATCGCTGGCCGCCGGCATCAGCAAGGATATCCGCCCCCGCGCCCTGCTGGACGAACTGTTGCGCTCCGGTCTGGTGCGCGAGCGTGAGGACGGGCGGCTCGATCTGTCGGCGCGGGCGCATCTGCCCCATGGCGACCCGGACCGGCTGGCCTATTATTATGGCCGGAACCTTGCCGACCACGCGGCGGCGGCTGGACACAATCTGATGGGCGGAACCCCGCCCTTCCTGGAGCGCGCCATGTTTCACGACGGCTTGACGGCGGCTTCGGTCGCGGCGCTGCGGGCCGAGGCGGAGCGCCAGAGCATGGAGATGCTGGTCCGTCTCAACCGTTTGGCGGCCGAGCTGAGCGGCCGCGACGCCGTGTCGGTCGAACCGAAACACCGCTTCACCCTTGGCCTCTACGGCTATGACGCGCCCGATGGGCCAACCGCCGACGAGGGCCGGTGA
- a CDS encoding helix-turn-helix domain-containing protein: MNTLPSPPHAREEIGRRLKATRLALGLRARDIHRATGIGESAWSQYENGRRFPDLLQILPFADRFGVSLDWIYRGIPTALPFELAQNTLAHLAASPSDEPEAPL, from the coding sequence GTGAACACGCTGCCGTCTCCCCCTCACGCCCGTGAAGAAATTGGCCGCCGCCTCAAGGCGACGCGGCTTGCCTTGGGCTTGCGCGCCCGTGACATCCACCGCGCCACCGGCATCGGAGAAAGCGCGTGGTCCCAATACGAAAATGGACGGCGTTTCCCAGACCTGCTGCAAATCCTGCCCTTCGCCGACCGCTTCGGCGTCTCGCTGGATTGGATCTACCGTGGCATTCCGACGGCTTTGCCGTTTGAACTGGCCCAGAACACCCTGGCACATCTTGCGGCATCCCCCTCGGACGAGCCGGAAGCCCCCCTCTGA
- a CDS encoding ABC transporter permease — protein sequence MTGLSVRRVYAMILRYWYLLRGSWPRLLELMYWPTMQMILWGFINQFMAQQSAWVAQGAGVLVAAVLLWDVLFRAQLGVSISFLEEMWSRNLGHLFVSPLRPGEWVVAMMTMSLIRTVIGVVPAALLAGPLFGYSVWSMGLPLGLFFANLMVMGWALGILVVALILRYGMGAEVLAWLLVFLLSPIACVYYPVSVLPGWLQPVALGLPTAHVFEGMRALVFHGVLRWDSLGMAAGLNAVLMAVCAGVFLLAFRDARLRGALLQTGE from the coding sequence ATGACCGGCCTGTCCGTCCGGCGCGTCTACGCCATGATTCTCCGTTACTGGTACCTGCTGCGCGGGTCGTGGCCGCGGCTGCTGGAGTTGATGTACTGGCCCACCATGCAGATGATCCTGTGGGGCTTCATCAACCAGTTCATGGCCCAGCAAAGCGCGTGGGTGGCGCAGGGGGCCGGCGTGCTGGTGGCGGCGGTGCTGCTGTGGGACGTGCTGTTCCGCGCGCAGCTCGGCGTGTCCATCTCCTTTCTGGAAGAGATGTGGTCGCGCAACCTGGGCCACCTGTTCGTCAGCCCGCTTCGCCCCGGCGAATGGGTGGTGGCCATGATGACCATGAGCCTGATCCGCACCGTCATCGGCGTGGTGCCGGCGGCGCTGCTGGCCGGGCCGCTGTTCGGCTATTCGGTGTGGTCCATGGGGCTGCCGCTGGGGCTGTTCTTCGCCAACCTGATGGTGATGGGCTGGGCGCTGGGGATCCTGGTCGTCGCGCTGATCCTGCGCTACGGCATGGGGGCGGAGGTGCTGGCGTGGCTGCTGGTGTTCCTGCTGTCGCCCATCGCGTGCGTCTATTACCCGGTGTCGGTGCTGCCGGGGTGGCTGCAGCCGGTGGCGCTGGGCCTGCCCACCGCCCACGTGTTCGAAGGCATGCGCGCGCTGGTGTTCCACGGCGTGCTGCGGTGGGACAGCCTGGGCATGGCGGCAGGGCTGAACGCGGTCCTGATGGCGGTGTGCGCGGGCGTGTTCCTGCTGGCGTTCCGCGACGCGCGCCTGCGGGGGGCGCTGCTGCAGACCGGGGAATGA
- a CDS encoding histidine phosphatase family protein produces MSVTRWWLIRHAPVINPARTLYGQGEVPADLSDTASLAAVRGVLPAGARWLTTPLSRTRGTAAALGVTDTLAEPDLMEQDFGAWQGLTWDAIAAAHPTAAALFWDDPAAAVPPGGESFDTLARRVEAALLRHSRPADGAADDVVAVIHAGPIRAAVAAALGIPAARALPVRVDPLSLTRLDRVAVPGGDAVWRLCGVNLPPGAALTPP; encoded by the coding sequence ATGAGCGTCACCCGCTGGTGGCTGATCCGCCATGCCCCCGTCATCAACCCCGCCCGCACGCTCTATGGACAGGGCGAGGTGCCCGCCGACCTGTCGGACACCGCGTCGCTGGCCGCCGTGCGCGGGGTGCTGCCGGCGGGGGCGCGGTGGCTGACGACGCCGCTGTCGCGCACCCGCGGCACCGCCGCCGCGCTGGGGGTGACCGACACCCTGGCCGAACCGGACCTGATGGAACAGGATTTCGGCGCGTGGCAGGGCCTGACGTGGGATGCCATCGCCGCCGCCCACCCCACCGCCGCGGCCCTGTTCTGGGACGACCCGGCCGCCGCGGTGCCCCCCGGCGGCGAAAGCTTCGACACCCTGGCCCGGAGGGTGGAGGCGGCGCTGCTGCGCCATTCCCGGCCGGCGGACGGCGCGGCGGACGACGTGGTGGCGGTGATCCATGCCGGCCCCATCCGCGCGGCGGTGGCGGCGGCGCTGGGCATCCCCGCGGCCCGCGCGCTGCCGGTGCGCGTCGATCCGCTGTCGCTGACCCGGCTGGACCGGGTGGCGGTGCCGGGGGGCGATGCCGTGTGGCGCCTGTGCGGCGTCAACCTGCCGCCGGGCGCCGCGCTGACACCTCCATAA
- a CDS encoding multicopper oxidase domain-containing protein, translating into MTMPIPRPVSRRGFLGLGALLAGAAAPAMAQTMPHHASHHSQTHGSPLSERPAGVHGGVLPAGTVNHARNGFDPYAMLTDWDTGTLTRDAQGRTVRAFTIVAEEKDIEIAPGILYPAWTYNGRVPGPALRVVEGERVRVTFINHTSMPHTMHFHGIHAARVDGLTGAGEPEPGERFVYEFDAFPFGCHLYHCHTAPLSPHIQRGLYGMFVIDPDPARHGELADAARSRLLGTAENARWQELMMVMASFDLNGDEKNEVYSVNTVANIYADRPILLDRTRPVRIYLLNMTEFDPINSFHVHANFFDYYDHGTTLTPTLRTVDTVMQCQGQRGLLEIDFSRQEPGSFMFHAHQAEFSDKGWMGHFEVA; encoded by the coding sequence ATGACCATGCCCATTCCCCGTCCGGTCAGCCGGCGCGGCTTCCTCGGCCTTGGCGCCCTGCTGGCCGGGGCCGCTGCCCCCGCCATGGCGCAGACGATGCCGCACCATGCGTCACACCATTCTCAAACCCATGGGTCACCCCTCTCCGAGCGCCCCGCCGGTGTGCATGGCGGCGTCCTGCCGGCGGGCACGGTGAACCACGCCCGCAACGGTTTCGACCCGTACGCCATGCTGACCGATTGGGATACCGGAACGCTGACCCGCGATGCGCAGGGCCGCACGGTGCGCGCATTCACCATCGTGGCCGAGGAGAAGGACATCGAGATCGCCCCCGGAATCCTGTATCCGGCCTGGACCTACAATGGCCGCGTTCCCGGCCCGGCCCTGCGGGTGGTGGAGGGGGAACGGGTGCGGGTGACGTTCATCAACCACACCTCCATGCCGCACACCATGCACTTCCACGGCATTCACGCCGCGCGCGTCGATGGCCTGACGGGTGCCGGGGAGCCTGAGCCGGGCGAGCGTTTCGTCTATGAGTTCGACGCCTTTCCGTTCGGCTGCCACCTCTACCACTGCCACACGGCGCCGCTGTCGCCGCACATCCAGCGCGGTCTGTACGGCATGTTCGTCATCGACCCCGACCCGGCCCGCCACGGGGAACTGGCGGATGCGGCCCGCTCCCGCCTGCTCGGCACGGCGGAGAACGCCCGCTGGCAGGAGCTGATGATGGTGATGGCCAGCTTCGATTTGAACGGTGACGAAAAGAACGAGGTGTATTCGGTCAACACCGTCGCCAACATTTACGCCGACCGGCCAATCCTTCTGGACCGCACCCGCCCGGTACGGATCTACCTGCTGAACATGACGGAGTTCGACCCGATCAATTCCTTCCACGTCCACGCGAATTTCTTCGACTACTACGATCACGGCACGACGCTGACGCCGACGCTGCGGACCGTGGACACGGTGATGCAGTGTCAGGGCCAGCGCGGCCTTCTGGAGATCGATTTCTCACGCCAGGAGCCGGGCAGCTTCATGTTCCACGCCCATCAGGCGGAATTCAGCGACAAGGGCTGGATGGGGCATTTCGAGGTCGCGTGA